The DNA segment ATATAAACTTTCCTTAAGgagacagaaataataaaaatggttggttataatattttataatatttactatAAACATGTCCAATTGCATTATTTTCTTGCTATCTATATTCTTACAGTTTACTATGTTACTGCACTTTGTCTAAATCCTTAAAGATCTGTCCTCTAAAATCCATTCTTGAATGCTAATTTTGCAAGAAAACTGCCTTTTACATTATTAATCTCATTAGTGCAATTTTCCTATAAATAAGTACAAAACATTTGGAGGATGCATACATAATGAGCACTTGGTTACTATAGTAGCAAATGTCAGagtaattactaaaaaaaaatgtctaaaactTTTGACACTTTGAAAAATCTAGTAGACCATTAATCATAGTTTTCTACATACTCTGGCAAGAAAAGTCACAAGTGAAAATTAAGATACCATTATGGAGATTATAAGGCAATTTTATTATGAATTCCTGATATATTCCACCCTTGCCTGTTCTTAACCTAAATGTAATTTAGCACTGCAaaccatctgtgaaatgaaatttactttaaaaggcATAAATGTTACtagtgtaaaaagaaaaaaaatgtgtacctccaaaagaaatcaaaggcatTCATTAAGTTACTTGAATAAAAATGGAACTTGGCCAAGTTACCATGTGTTCCTTGAAACTTCATGAGGTCTCATGGCTTGACTGAAGACCTGAAAGATCTTTTGATCCACTTAAAAGTGTCTCCCAACCCAATTAATTTCTCTGGAAGAAacctttaaataattatttccgCCTAATCCCTCTTCAAATGGACCCACTCAGTTGGCTCAGGTTTTACTGGGTACTCAATCAATTCAAACAATCCAAGCCAAAGTGTTAATGTTGTTTGTCTAATTGTAAAAGTAACATACACAGAATATAAGATTTGAACTCACATTAAAGAACTCAGTAACATATCTGTCTCAATTAAAAACCTACTGATGGATCAAGACacactttattttaattgtacGAGCACAGCGAGGCCCAGAAAGGCCATGGCACAGAGAATGCTCAGCACCAGCAGGGAGAGCCGCTGTGGGCCGGCGGGTGCCGACTAGCACACGAGCCCCTGGCGCATCTGTATGATCTGCAGTAAGGCGGCCTGCACGTCCTCATCCATGTGACCCTGGGGAgaaagaggggagggagaagCGTTCACGTCATCTTCATTCACACACAAATTCGTAAGACACGGGGCTTTATAACAGGACCTTCCTGGTGGTGATTCACCAAATGCTAAATCCTCACCATCGTGGTGACATTCTAAACAATTTATTGGAAGACAGAGTAGAGCTCTATCATAGAAAGAAGGACAATCAATGTAAAAGTAGTGCACACCAGTGACTCTAAATGTCTAGAATCAGAGAACAGATGGACaaacttctttctctctttttactaatggctcagatgatagaggCAGCGTAAGTTACAGATGAGCAAAGTAAACTACTACAAGGAAACATTCCTTTTGCTTctgccaagtttttttttttatcagaaaaGTAATTAATGAAGgttcttatatttatattttgtacaTAAGTAGGATCATATCTATTATTTTGCAATTTGCCTTTCCACCTAGTGTCACAGAAATCTTTCCCAAgttattgcttatttttattcatttatttattggacaCATCACATGGCTTGTAGGagcctagttccccaaccaaggatgaaacctgggtccatggcagtgaaagccagagtcttcaccactagaATTCCCTgccttaattattttaaattattgtataATATTCTACTGTGTGTATGATAATTTCTTTATTCACTCTCTCAAAAATAGACATTTATGTCTTTCACGGCAGGTTCCTAGAGATGAAACTGCTGGGTCAAAAAAGCAGGCTCAATTTTTAAATTCTGCTAAGTACTACAAAATTTCCCTCTACAGAGATAATGACAAGCTACACTCTACCAACAGGGTATAAGTGTCCATTTTCCACAGTGCCCTGGCCAGTGCTACAGATTACCCTTCTGTTTAATGTTTGCCAATCCCAGCAGTGAAAAATGGTAACTCCTTGTTTATTTCCCCTTTTACTAGTTATGTTGAGGTCTTTTAACATGAATGCTATCTGCTTATATTCAGAAAGAGACACTTTAAAGTTAAAATGATGGCAAGAGGTTGATTAAATGCAAGTCAACTGGTGGGCTTACAACAGCCaccccttcccttttcctttgctTGAGCACTTGAATGGATTCCAGCATAACACTTCCTATAATAGAAAAAGTTTAGCTTCCAAAATCTGTTTCTTTAACAGCAGGATGTTTAAATTCCAAACATTAGCCATAGTTGACTAAACTGAATTTCTTAGTTAACTTTATGATGCCAGAAGGCAAGACTATTTCATACGCCAATTGCTTTTGTTATGTTTCATTAGGAGTCAGTAGAAAATAATTTCGTATTTCTGAAGCACACATGATAAAAAGTTGATAGGCTTGTTAGGCTTGCTGTCTTTCAGTATGCTGCTCCCCGCCTTGGCCAGAATCAGAGCCAGGCAAGTTCAGCCTCACTAACACAGAGCTTCTATACTTTCTACTATTTTCCCTCCAAAGAACTCCCCACCCTGCTGTCCGTCAACAGTCTTCTctaataattatagtaataacAACTTTCAAACCCCAGCTCATCTTCTATCTACTCAAAAGAAAGCAGCCAAAGAGACTTTTCCATATTATTCGTCCTTTTCCATTGGTTTCCCCTTTATCTCCTACAGAAAAGGCAGgccttttcattttaagaaattgatACTGTAAAaatctcttcctttttattttacctagttctttttctaaaaatgaccttcttttttttttttttcccccagtgtggACACTTCAAATCCTAAACAATCTCTATTACATCTCACCTGCTATTGCTATTCTAACATGGTCTCAACTGTCTTCCCAAAAAATCTACCCGAAGAATTTTGGAGATGCTGACTGTGTTTCTACAGAGTATTAAGTATAAAACACTTCATATGTTAAACATATTTCttagtgtgatttttaaaatagttttttcatTACACCCCTCAAGAAGGCAATCTGTGGTCTTATGCGTCACTGAGATTAAggctcaataaataaatactactGATATTCTAACAGAACCTCTGTTTTCTTATATTATTGCAATTCTGTGCACACTTGTCACTTTTTTGGTATTCTCTGCATTTCAAAGAAACACTTCTGAGCTACCAAGAAACAGTGAAGTtctttctactctcctctttcagcaaCAGCCATGTGTGGATGTCAAGGCATTACCTCCAGCTAGCAGTACTAGTAACGTGTGCTGCCATCACATGTTGCCAAACTGTCTACAACATGAGTGACAAGCAGATGGAGACAACACTAAATTTACGATGCTGTGTTGCCACACAGCTTTGTAAATTTCTCTGGAAGACATGCAACCCATGattaaaagaaacaattattttaaaataagcatatgGGGGTACAACTACTTTAAACATCAATGACTTTCACATAAATTTACTGGAAAATAAAGAACTATTTTCTCTAAAATGATACCCTATCCAAAGGAGTAGTTCCACTTTACCTGTGCAGCACTAAGAAGGTGTGTCCGATAAATTGCAATTACTTCCTGGTGCTGTCTGTCGGCATCCTACAAGTGCGGAAAGATGGGGAGGTCAGACTATCAGCATTCATGTTTTCAAACACATGGAGGCTTGTAACAACGCTGTCCTCAGGCTTGATGCTTCTAAGCAGTAGTATTATTAAAGTGCTCCCGCTATATTCCGATAACAAACCACCTTGGACCCACCAGATGCAAAATTCCATAGCAAAATAATAGTATAAACTTTTCTAAAGAAAGTGTGGGAACATTCACAGTGAAAGCAATGCCACTCATCCTAGGCAATATGAAATTATTGCCTTAGATCACATCTAACGCCATGAAATTATCCAGACACTTACTAACGTATGCTTTAGATTGTTGCAAAAACTTCCCATCTCATCACCTGTCTCTAGACTTTATTCCCTTTCATGCTACTGAGACTCAGGTAACTCTGTCATATAACTTTTCACTCAAAAATCTTGGGTGACACCTCATTAGCTAATACCTAACATCTCATATCTGTAAGAGGGAACTGGAAAGCATCAGCTTGATTCTCAACAGCCTCCACCACTGGGCCTCAGACGCAGCTCCCAGGACTAGCCAGCCTAGAGCCCTTTTGCTACCCTGAGGCACGCATGCCACTTGATTCCATGTCCAGGCCTTGCTTCACaatgtttcccttgcctgagggaGGCTCTGCTTTCCTTTCGCCTACCAAAACACCATCCACATACAAGTTCAGCCCAGGTACTCCCTCCCTCTTTCAAACTAGCTCCACCATATCAGTAACCTTTCCCTCCTGGCAATTCACATCCCTTAGATCCCGGGACCGTAGACTCAATtctatatttgatatttttgtctcattattctattttttatggATATATATTTTGCCTAACTACCCAGAACCCTTGGGGACAGAGACTGTATACTCTCTTTATCCCTgacagtgcttagcacagtgtcaTGAAcataataaacaataaacaaatatttctgaatacTGAAAAATCTACCACATCCTTTTGGTAAAATCCAAATCAGCAATATGTCATCATTAATCTGTAGGCCAAGAGTGTTATAAaatgaacactttaaaaaataactttcttcTATTCAAAAACAACTCACAACAAATTCCTACAGATTAGAAAAATAGTACCCAACAATTTACATTTGATTGGGCTACATTTTACTTAGCCTCACAGCTCATTCaactaaaaaaaggaaacaagcaaGCAATCAGTTCATATTATCCTGTTCTAAGGATGAGGAAGCCAAGGATTAAGGGGAATGTATCATGTCACTCTCTTTTAAGTGGCAGGGCTTAGAACTGAGCTCCCAACTTCACCTTCTTAATCcagatgttttcttttaatatataaaagagatacatATCCACACAGGTATttatgaatgtatatgtatatatacacatacacacatacaaacagatattttcttttaatatataaggatataatgtatataaaccaTAAGAATGCCTACCTTTATTCATAAggataaaagattattttaaaaagtgtgctctgtcgtgtctaacttttgtgattccatgaactgtagcccgccaggcacctctgtccctggaattttccaggcaagaacactaccataggttgccatttcctactccacgggatatccctgacccagagatcaaacccaggtctcctgtatctcctgcatcggcaggcaggttcttcaccattgtgccacctgggaagcttcccttagtttgaaagtgaaagttgctcagtcatgtctgactccttgtgaccccatggactataccatccatggaattctccaggccagaatactggagtgtgtagcggaaatcttcccaacccaagggtcaaacccaagtctcgcacattgcaggcagattctttaccagctgagccacaggaaagcccaagaatactggagtgggcagcctatctcttctccagcggatcttcctgacccaagaatcgaacaggggtctcctgcattgcaggcagattctttaccaattgggCTATCAAGGAAGAAGTGGACCAATATTTTAGAGTCTGCAACAGTTGGAAAGCTATCAGATTTGGAGTAAGTCCCAGGATTAAATCCTAGTTGTATGACCTCAGGCATATTTTCGTCCTTAAGAATTAAATGGGGGGCTAAACAAAACTttgtaggactgtgaagaagatcAAGTTTAAAGATCAAGGACACAAAATGCTTAGTATAGTGCCTGGTACGTAACAAGCACACCAAAATGATATCGTATCACTAGTATAAATAACTTCCTAGCAAAAATGATTACATTCTTGGATCTGAACAGAGCACAAATTAATCTGATTTCTAAATAAGATTTTACAAACAAGCAAAGGTGACCCTGCACATATCAGCATGAAGCCCTGCAGGTCCCAGGTACTCACCGCCAGCTGCTGCTGCAGGGACCGGACCTGCTGCTGCAGGCTGTCAATCAGCTGACTCTGCCTCTTGCTGGGACTCCCACTCCCATAGCTGAGCTGGGAAAGGCCATTGAGGGCCTGTTTTAATCTTTCCACATCATTGAGCAGTTCAGTTAtcttatgaaaaaagaaaaaaggttgtGGGAGAAACACGTATTAGTCATCTATTCACTTGTAAGGAACATCTTTACACAGGGCTCATTCTCTGAGACACAAAATTTACCTTTATATAGCAGAAAATTGAGGAATGAATACTGTCAAGATTATTTCAACAGTATGTGCAGTATATGATTTCCTCCCAGTACACGGAAAATCTTTCATAGTTAAGAAAATCAAGTAAAATCCTAACATATGTTTGGTATGTgggtgtgcgtgctaagtcacttcggtcatgtccgaccctatgaacagtagcccgccagcctcctctgtccatgggattctccaggcaagaatactggagttggttgccaagccctcctccaggggatcttcccgatccagggatcgaacctgtgtctctcaggtctcttgtattggcaggcaagttctttaccactagtgccacctgggaagctccttggTATGTAGAATGTGCTTAATAAGTTACAACAATTATAAGTGGAAATTAATTACTTGTTATCATAATTTCATATTATATTCATAACTGATTTCCTAAAGTTCTAGGTCATATGAGCAGACAAGTCAGAAGGTCAGGACATGTACCACTCGACCGGGCTGAAGCTGGGGCTGTGTCACTGTATTCCCAGCACTAAACATAGCACCTGGCAGGTAGAAggcatttaataattatttgaatGGGTAAAATAAAACTGCATTCAGTCTCCCTGATTTCTCATCTTCCTAGTACATACTTTATTCAACTACCAGTTTTGAAAATGTTATTGAGCACCTGTTCTGTAAATTGTACAATGAGGATGAACAATAAGAAGGAAAGATAAGTTATGAATCTGCTCTTAAAAACTGGCTGGGAAGACCACCCATATCATTCTGACATGGTAATATATATGCCGTAAATGGATGTCAAAACCAAAACACAACATACATTTTGGAAGAGGAACAGGCTAGATCGGCCAATGAAGGCTTTAGGAAGGAGTTAAGTGATGATGTGGGCATGAAGGAATGTAGAGAATCTGAGAAGGTAGAAAGGAGGGACAAAGACATTCTGTCTAAAGGAAGATAAGATGTACAGTGAGTGGGAGGGCTCAATTTACTGGTATGAGTGAGTTTCATGATTCTGGGAGGCTTCAAATTCTGGGAGGCTCTACAGCGTCTTCAGCTTCTTGCAGCCCAGAAAcgtagtttaatttttttttttcctttcccattctTTAGGTGCCCTAAAACCCCCTGGGTTTTGATTATTCATTTTTGAGGCAAGTGAATCTTGAGTCTCCCTATCTTTCCACAGTTCTTGGCTGaaccagatgagaaaacaaaaggaaaactgcttttgatttctgtttgtgtaaattcacctttttctcaactcAGTTTTGTTTTTGGCATATTCATAGTCACACTAAAAAGGTGGCATTTAATGGTCACTTTGTCAATGCTTTGATAAACCTGTCTTGTGGAGTGCTACACTAAAGAGTCCTATTGTACCCTGGCAGTTCTGCCCTGGGGTTGCCAACACCAGGCCATGCTTCCCTAAAGCATTATTATTACCTTATTGTCTTTTGCTTCTATCTGTTGGGCGGATTCCTGTATTCTTCTCTGTAGCTCCGTGATGGTTGTTAAGGACCTGTCACATCGTTCCTGCTGGTCTTTGATTTCTTGCTCAATGCTGAAATGGAGCAATTCCTTCTCATCTTTAGCCGACAGGTCCTTCTTTTTGGCATGCAAAACCTCCTCACATACTTCCTCATACTTCCTATTCAGATTGGCCAGTTTTTCGTTTAAGTTGGAAATCTGTGTCTCCAAATCGCTTTTCGTTGCTTTATATTTCGACAAATCAACCACCTCCCTAGTCTCTAATTTTTTTAACGCTTGTTTGGTATTCTGAATCTCAGACTGGAGTTTGGAGACCTCTTCGGTTTTGTTTtggctttcttcttccttttctctcaagcTAGCTTTTATGATTCCAACTTCTTTCTCAAATGCTTCCTTAACCTGCAAATGCTCAGCCAGGGGCACAGAGGAGTTCTTCTGATTCTCCAGCATCTGCCGCAACTGGGTCACTGTCTGCTGCTCTTTCTCATAACATCTCTGCTTAGTCTTCAGCTCTTCTTTGAGTGTCTCGATTGTACCACTAAGAGATTTTTTCAGGGACTCAACCTGCTCCAGCGGAACATGCTGCTTCTGCAAAAGAGTTTGTGCTGCAAGGATCTCAGAAGTCTGCTTGGCATTTTCCTCCACgagcttctctttctccttctttgccTCTGTGTATTTCTGCAACAGGTCTTTTAACTGTCTGTTCAGCTCTTCTGTTTTTCTGCTTAATGCTCTTTCTGTTTCATGAGAATTCTCAACGAGAACATTCTTATCCTTTAGATCCTTCTGAAGAGTGAGGACCTCCTTCTTCAACTTGTCATTCTCTTGCTTGTACTTCTTGGCCTCTTCTTCACTGGTATGATACTTCTGTGTCTGCTGGGATAACTGTTCTTTTAGTTCTTTCTCGGTGGCTTTAAATTTTCTCTCACACTCTTCTAGGCTGACGATCGGGGCATATTTTAGCTTGATGCATTCCTGTATCGTGTCGAGCTCTCTTTTCTGGGCTGCGATCTCGGCATGCAGGGTTACAATCTCCTCCTGGCTTTCTTTGTAGTTAGCCAGTATTTCAGCGCTGTTGTCCTGGACCTTCTTCATGTTCTTCCTTAGGCCGCTCACCTTTTCTTCATGCTCTCTTAGGCTGATGTACTCAGCTTTCACTTGGTTCTGAGTGTtctccagatttctttttaatatttcattctcatcttttattttcacaaattcTTGATTTATATCTTCACACTTCTTCTTCACATCTACTAATTCTCTATTGGTTTTATCCAGTGTGCTACTTAGGGCAGTTTTAATCTCTTCATGGGTTTTCACTGGCACATACTGATGACTCATGGTCTTTTTCAAATCACTGTTTTCAGACATGAGTGAATGTATTTTCTCTTGGTCTTCACCACATTTTTTATCAAGTTCAGACAGCTGCTTCTTAAGTTCAGTGATACTGGATTTGAGAGCCATCATCTCTTTCTCGTGTCTCTCAGGAGGTATGAACACAGTTTCCAGGCGGCTGACATTCTTACTTAAACTGGCATTTTCCATAAGCAACTTCTCCATTTCCAActtcttttctgtatatttgtgCGTCACATCTGAAAGCTTTTTATTCAAATCATCAACAATTACATCATGcgactttttcatttcttcacttGCTTTTAAAGGGACGTAATGATTTTTCATTTCAGCTGTTAAGTTCTGTACTTGTTGTGTAAGGAGCTTGTTATCCAGGCAGACCTTTTCGATTTCCTTTTGTAACGTCTGATTTTTCGATGTTAACTCAGTGATCCTCTTCCCAAGTTCTCCTGACTTCTGCTCTAATCTGCTCTTGAGCTGCTCATGTTCCTCTGGTTTGACGTACTGAGCCAGTTTGGCCTTCAGATTCTCAAGTTCTCTCTTTAATGGTCTAGTTTCATTAAGTGATCTCTCATATTCTCTTTCCACATCTATTAATTTCTTTGCCTTCTCGTTTACTTCATTTGATAACAAGCTCTTCATGTTTTCAAATGTCTCTGCTGGAATAGAAAGGGCCAGCTTGGCTGACAAGTCCTTTAGCTGGCCTTCCATCTCGGTgagcttccttcctctcttctctcgcTCCAGTTCACACATGCTCAGCTCCTTCTGCAGTCGCTTCTTCTCTTCCATCAGCTTGCCCTCGTCTCTCTTAAACTCTTCAGCTAACCTTTCATTTTGCTTGATTTGGTTTCTCAACTTCCCCACTTCCGTGGACGCGCCTTCGTATTTCACCTTCATGTCTTGCAGCTGATCCCTCAGCTCCTCCGCCAGCCTGTGGCTCCCAGCAGCTGCGTCACTGGTCAGGTGCTCTTTCAAGGCAAGAAAATGTGTCTGCATTTGTTTCACTTTGCCTTCTGACTCATACATTCTCTTCTGCACGTCTTTCAGGGCATCTTCTAGTTGCTTTATCTGCTCATCTGAATCCTCTTTCACCCTTTCACATTCCAATGCTAAGGCTTTGCACTCCGCCACCTTGTGAGCCAGTTCATTTTGGAGTTTGAGTCTGTCTTGTTTTGCTGAATCACAGAAAGTTCTCATTGCTtctaattctttctttaaaatttcattttccgaATAGGAGGCTTGATTAGGTAAGGCTAGCTCCAGTGGTCTTAACATAGATCGGCTTTGCATATGGACTGGCATGCCTGTGGAAGTACACTGCAAAAATAATAGTAACACAATAAAATACCAATCCCAAAAGCCTAAAGAAGACACTTATTTACCAAACTTTAAAGTTGCCACATCATCACTAGCCAAAGGGTTTCCAGGctaatatattagaaaaatatagtAGTACTGATTTTTGAGGTAAGAAAAACAGTTCTAGGTATGATTTCCTTGATGCAGTGACATTTTGAAAGCCTGTTCACTTTACATGTATTTCTGGCAGACCAAAGAAGGAAACAGTTGTGGCCTCTGgggacttttttctctttctctttccataaTATCTACCGATGAATGTCAACTGATCAAAATACATTTACTATTTCTATGTTTTACAGCACATGATGTACTTAGAACTTCAAATTCTGAAGAAAGTCATCAGAGCCTTTGAGTAAAAACAAGGGTTTTGCAATTTTAAATCTGCAAATAACTTTAtagaataatatattattatctaATAACATATATTGACTTCTGAGTTCCCTCAATGCTAATTCCAGTGTaatgtttaaattataaaaataataccaaaataaACCTAGCTGGAATAAGAATCAAGAGAATGATATTAATCAATTCACAAAATATAAACATGCTTTCTTCTTTCAAACAGGATAGATTAGCATTTAGCATATGCTCTTACTACAAAATTGAATCACCTTGTTTCTTCTATTAAATGCTGACAAAAAGAAGTATAATTTAAGTTCtcactgaaatatttcataagtaCCAGAACACAGAACACATAACcatgaaatattaaatttaactatttatatttttccctatCCACCCTATTACAGTAAGGGCTCTTTTAAAGTACTGATAAAAGCCATGTGCTATGAGTATGTCCCACTATTTTAATAGGCAGGTTTTACTGTTGTTCACTTAAATTAACACTGCCTTCCCACTGATGAAGAAGAAACCCATGCTGTGCTTagtgctcaggcgtgtctgagtctttgcaattctatggactatggcctgccaggctcttctgtctatgggattctccaggcaaaaatactagagtgggttgccatttcctcctccaggggattttcccaacccagggatcaaatactatgtctgcgttggcaggtggattctttactactgagccaccggggaaacccaaagaagaaaattaacaaCATGGAATAATTTCTCAGCCTCAGTCTGCTTTCTACTTACCAATCATGTTTAGACTAAGACTACTATAATTTACCAACAAATTACTTACAGCTTCATGATTTCCATACTTATTTTACTATAATCAAATATTTATCTTATCTTCTTAAATATTATTCAGTTAATTGACATCCATTCTTTCAACTTTGAATCTTAGCAGTTTCCAACTTAGAGTGACCCTAGACATCATAAAGGTTAATTCACTCTGCCCACAGATAatgaaggtatatatatataaaacctttaAAAGCCCAAATATTTATCAGTTCTGCAATTCATACTAGGGTACTAGGAAGGCAAACCTTATATCCACTGGAAACTAAAAGTGAAGAGCAGTTAAGTAATAGAATCAGATAATACTCCCTCTTGGAAGCTTTATATTGAGGTAAATTTCCCAAATATAGAATACACATTTGAATTCAAGAAACAAGACCTCTCAAAGTCAAAACGAATGCCTTTTGAATTATTCATACCTGTCTCCCCTGTAAATGGGCAAATACGAAGAGTTGGCCAACTGCTGTTAAAGAATAGAGGCCTACTATCAAAGACAATGAAACTGCAATTCAAATCTTTTAAGTCACTGTCACCAAAAATACTCTAGAGGGCACTAAACACAGCGTATCTGCTTTTATTAAACTCAAGACTACAAGACCaatttttctttgataatgaaAACTTAATTCAATGTATATATAGATGATAAATAAACAATGctgctttcctctttttaaaaaggcacaaatatttttataaatattttttaaaacaaaacattacCTGTGAGTCTGTCATGTACATTTGACCTTGTTTAAGAAGCATATCCTCTTTCCCTAAATAAATCCAAATAAAGGATATCTTAAATATCCATACCAAAGAAGGCTAAGCATTAATTTGGTGTTATTATCTCCtttattattcaaataaaaaagaagcatgagttacaaaata comes from the Budorcas taxicolor isolate Tak-1 chromosome 10, Takin1.1, whole genome shotgun sequence genome and includes:
- the UACA gene encoding uveal autoantigen with coiled-coil domains and ankyrin repeats, with protein sequence MKSLKSRLRRQDAPGPAPSGAAAAVSAQAADWNKYDDRLMKAAERGDVEKVTSILAKKGVNPGKLDVEGRSAFHVVASKGNLECLNAILIHGVDITTSDTAGRNALHLAAKYGHALCLQKLLQYNCPTEHVDLQGRTALHDAAMADCPSSIQLLCDHGASVNAKDVDGRTPLVLATQMCRPTICQLLIDRGADINSRDKQNRTALMLGCEYGCKDAVEVLIKNGADVTLLDALGHDSSYYARIGDNLDILNLLKTAAENSNKGRELWKKGPSLQQRNLSQMLDEVNTKSNQREHQNIQDLEIENEDLKERLRKIQQEQRILLDKVNGLQLQLNEEVMVADDLESEKEKLKSLLAAKEKQHEESLRTIEALKSRFKYFESDHLGSGSHFSKYKKDMLLKQGQMYMTDSQCTSTGMPVHMQSRSMLRPLELALPNQASYSENEILKKELEAMRTFCDSAKQDRLKLQNELAHKVAECKALALECERVKEDSDEQIKQLEDALKDVQKRMYESEGKVKQMQTHFLALKEHLTSDAAAGSHRLAEELRDQLQDMKVKYEGASTEVGKLRNQIKQNERLAEEFKRDEGKLMEEKKRLQKELSMCELEREKRGRKLTEMEGQLKDLSAKLALSIPAETFENMKSLLSNEVNEKAKKLIDVEREYERSLNETRPLKRELENLKAKLAQYVKPEEHEQLKSRLEQKSGELGKRITELTSKNQTLQKEIEKVCLDNKLLTQQVQNLTAEMKNHYVPLKASEEMKKSHDVIVDDLNKKLSDVTHKYTEKKLEMEKLLMENASLSKNVSRLETVFIPPERHEKEMMALKSSITELKKQLSELDKKCGEDQEKIHSLMSENSDLKKTMSHQYVPVKTHEEIKTALSSTLDKTNRELVDVKKKCEDINQEFVKIKDENEILKRNLENTQNQVKAEYISLREHEEKVSGLRKNMKKVQDNSAEILANYKESQEEIVTLHAEIAAQKRELDTIQECIKLKYAPIVSLEECERKFKATEKELKEQLSQQTQKYHTSEEEAKKYKQENDKLKKEVLTLQKDLKDKNVLVENSHETERALSRKTEELNRQLKDLLQKYTEAKKEKEKLVEENAKQTSEILAAQTLLQKQHVPLEQVESLKKSLSGTIETLKEELKTKQRCYEKEQQTVTQLRQMLENQKNSSVPLAEHLQVKEAFEKEVGIIKASLREKEEESQNKTEEVSKLQSEIQNTKQALKKLETREVVDLSKYKATKSDLETQISNLNEKLANLNRKYEEVCEEVLHAKKKDLSAKDEKELLHFSIEQEIKDQQERCDRSLTTITELQRRIQESAQQIEAKDNKITELLNDVERLKQALNGLSQLSYGSGSPSKRQSQLIDSLQQQVRSLQQQLADADRQHQEVIAIYRTHLLSAAQGHMDEDVQAALLQIIQMRQGLVC